Below is a genomic region from Longimicrobiaceae bacterium.
AGCGCGATTGTTCCGCTTTCTGCCTCTCAGACGCGCGACCTGCTTCTGGTCTCCGCGTTCTTCCGCCCTCCCCGGGCGTAATCCCTCGCGTTCCGGGTCTCCCCGGCACGCACCTCCAGCACAGACGCTGAAGTTCGCTCGGGGCCAATGCCCCTGAGTGGTCACGGCTCCTCGGGGATTCCTGACGCCTTGATGCGTGGGACCCGGGGCGCCAGGAGAACGCTACTCGGAGACCGAAAATGACCAAGACCACACGCCGTTTCTCGATCCTGTTCGGCCTGTTCGTACTCCTCGTCACCGTCGCCGGCGTGGTCTACGCCCAGGGGCGCCACGGTGGGATGATGGGCGGGATGATGTCGATGATGCAGGACTGTCCGATGATGAAGTCCATGCAGCAGGGACCCGCGGCCGCGCTCCAGCACAAGCAGGAGCTGGGGCTCACCGCCGATCAGGTCCAGCGGCTGGAGGCGCTCCAGAAGAGTGCTCATCCCGGGCACATGCAGATGATGGGACAGATGCAGGCCATCCATCAGGAGATCGCGAAGGCGACCGAGGGGGAGCGCTTCGACGAGGCCGCCGCCCGCGCCGCCTTCGGCCGCATGGGTGAGATGCACACCGAGATGGGCGTCGCGATGCTTCGCGCCCGTCACCAGACGCAGCAGATCCTGACCGCGGAGCAGCGTGAGAAGCTCTCCAGGCTGGGTGGCGGGATGATGGGGATGCACGGGATGATGATGGGTGGGATGGACATGAAGGACTGCCCGATGATTAAGGGGATGATGGGCGGGGGAATGAACGGGATGCACAAGGAGCGCTCCGGTAGCTAACCCCCATCACGCCACGGCCGGACCTCTCCGGAGGTCCGGTCCCATCGGGAGATGAACGAAATGGAGATCGCACGATGAAGAACCGGACGAAGTGGATCCTTGGGCTGGTGGCGCTGGTGGCGGTTGCCGTCTTCGGCACCCTGTACCGCGGACACGCGGAGCCGGCCTTCGCGGCCGAGCACTCCGCCAACGCACTCGCACTCGCCGATGCCCCGGTGATCACGGTGTACAAGAACCCCACCTGCGCGTGCTGCGG
It encodes:
- a CDS encoding Spy/CpxP family protein refolding chaperone gives rise to the protein MTKTTRRFSILFGLFVLLVTVAGVVYAQGRHGGMMGGMMSMMQDCPMMKSMQQGPAAALQHKQELGLTADQVQRLEALQKSAHPGHMQMMGQMQAIHQEIAKATEGERFDEAAARAAFGRMGEMHTEMGVAMLRARHQTQQILTAEQREKLSRLGGGMMGMHGMMMGGMDMKDCPMIKGMMGGGMNGMHKERSGS